The genomic DNA AGAATCGCTCTTTTTTCCTATCCAGTTCCTCCACCACCGCGAATCCCAGTTAAATTCAGGCatgatatactttttagttATTGGGAGAACCCGAGTACTCTCTTTCGGATCCAGGAAAGAACTCTCAGagatcttttttccttttggaaGATACAGGAGCGGAACAATCAACCTATTGATATTGGAAGACTCAGATGATTCTTCCAATGTATCATTTTTGGGTCCAATGGAATTCATAGGTATAGGAAGAAGCCTTGTCAAATAGGGATTTTTTCTTTCGACCATTTTTCGATTGTTAATACGATATATAAGGACCGCTACTACAAAGAGTACTACATACTTGATCGTGAAATATCGATTGCTTGTTGAACCCTGTGAATTGCGTGAAAGTAGGATACTCCAAATTCGGGAGTCcaagagttttataaaactctcttgatggaaaaaaatatgaatgaaaaatcccGCTGAATTGAATTGGGTCCATGAATCTAAGAAATAGCGAGAATTCTTGATTTCTCTCAATATCTCTCTCAATTCGAAAATCCAGGATTTGAATTGATGTCCTTTCATCGAATCCTCCTAATTGCATTGATTTATCCGAAAGATTTCACTTCAATTGGAATTTGGTTATTCACCATGTACGAGGATTCCCGCTAAGCATCCATGGCTGAATGGTTAAAGCGCCCAACTCATAATTGGCGAATTCGTAGGTTCAATTCCTACTGGATGCACGCCAATGGGACCCTCCCTCCAAAAAGTCTATCggatttttgttcaagaatgaaatcttattggaactgtccagttcaccctttggaaccatatcacatcctcgataggatgaaataggatgaattgagacggtattttgtaagtacataattatcttgaataaattcactatttctttcttttccgatcgcctggaaaaagcaagatgtttcttttgttcttttttcaacaatttctgatCTCTAGTAGACCTATCAGTAGGATTCGAACCCAGATGAAGTTCTGACCATCTGTCAGAGAAAAAAGAACGAGTGGCTCTGTATCAATGGAATCTCATCATCCATACATAACGAATTGATGTGGTATattcaaatcataacatatgaACAGTAAAAACTAgtattttaattgagactagAACTCATAGGGAAGAAAATAGATTTATGAATGGAATAAAATATGCAGTATTTACAGACAAAAGTATTCGGTTATTGGGGAAAaatcaatatacttttaatgTCGAATCGGGATCAACTAGGACAGAAATAAAGCATTGGGTCGAACTCTTCTTTGATGTCAAAGTAATAGCTATGAATAGTCATCGACTCCCGGTAAAGGGTAGAAGAGTACGACCTATTATGGGACATACAATGCATTACAGACGTATGATCATTACGCTTCAACCGGGTTATTCTATTCCACCTCTTAGAAAGAAAAGAACTTAAATCAAAATACTTAATAGCATGGCGAtacatttatacaaaacttCTACCCCAAGCACACGCAATGGAACCGTAGACAGTCAAGTAAAATCCAATCCACGAAATCATTTGATCTATGGACAGCATCGTTGTGGTAAAGGTCGTAATGCCAGAGGAATAATTACCGCAGGGCATAGAGGGGGAGGTCATAAGCGTCTATACCGTCAAATTGATTTTCGACGgaatgaaaaaaacatatatggtaGAATCGTAACCATAGAATATGACCCTAATCGAAATGCATCCATTTGTCTCATACACTATGGGGATggtgagaaaaaatatattttacacccCAGAGGGGCTATAATTGGAGATACCATTGTTTCTGGTACAGAAGTTCCTATCAAAATGGGAAATGCCCTACCTTTGAGTGCGGTTTGAACTATTGATTTACGTAATTGGAAGTAACCAACTAGGTTTACGGCGAAACCTAGAAATCGATCACTGATCCAATTGGAGTACCTCTACAGGATAGACCTCAACAGAAAACTGAAGAGTAACGGCAGCAAGTGATTGAGTTCAGTAGTTcctcatataaaattattgactcTAGAGATATAGTAATATGGAGAAGACAAAATTGTTTCAAGCACCGACAGAACCGGAAGCACCCTTTGTTTCAAACAGGGGAGGGCGGGTTATTCACATTTCATTTGATGGTCAGAGGCGAATTGAAAGCTAAGCTGTGGTAATTCTAAGGATTCCCCCTGGGAAAAAGAGAGATGTCTCCTACGTTACCCGTACCATGTGGAAGTAGCGACGTAATTTCATAGAGTCATTCAGTCTGAATGCTACATGAAGAACATAAGCCAGATGAAGGAACGGGAAGACCTAGGATGTAGAAGATCATAACATGAGCGGCAGATTTGGATTCCTATATACCCACTCGTGCGGTACTTCATTGTgcgatatatagatatatataagaTCCATCTGTATAGATATCATCATCTACATCCAGAAAGCCGTATGCTTTGTAAGAAGCTTGTACAGTTTGGGAAGAGGTTTTGATTGATCAAAAAGAAGAATCTACTTCAACCGATATGCCCTTAGGCACGGCCATACATAACATAGAAATCACACTCGGAAAGGGTGGACAATTAGCTAGAGCAGCTGGTGCTGTAGCGAAACTAATTGCAAAAGAGGGGAAATCGGCCACATTAAAATTACCTTCTGGGGAGGTCCGTTTGATATCCAAAAACTGCTCGGCAACAGTTGGACAAGTGGGAAATGTTGGGGTAAACCAGAAAAATTTAGGTAGAGCCGGATCTAAATGTTGGCTAGGTAAACGTCCTATAGTAAGAGGAGTAGTTATGAACCCTGTAGACCATCCGCATGGGGGTGGTGAAGGGAGGGCCCCCATTGGTAGAAAAAAACCCGCAACTCCTTGGGGTTTTCCTGCACTTggaagaagaagtagaaaaaggaagaaatatagtGATAATTTGATTCTTCGTCGTCGTACTAAATAGtagagaaaatagaaattgtTTCTTCGTCTTTACAAGAAAAAGGAGTAATTAACTGTGACGCgttcactaaaaaaaaatccttttgtAGCGAatcatttattaagaaaaataaagaagctTAACACAAAAGCggaaaaagatataatattaaCTTGGTCCAGAGCATCTACCATTATACCTACAATGATTGGCCATACCATTGCTATCCATAATGGAAAAGAACATTTACCTATTTATATAACAGATCGTATGGTAGGCCATAAATTAGGAGAATTTTCACCTACTCTAAACTTCCGAGGACATGCGAAAAATGATAATAGATCTCGTCGTTAACGTTAATTTGAACATccatttttaaatagtaatgcataaagaaatattacaaaattgaattcttagtaaaatgaagttcaactcatttcttttagaattcattaaatgaattcaataattcataataataataaaattcttttttaatgaagaattcaatcaattcaatattttattgatttgtcaAAATAGACTCTTATGATAAAGAAGAACCTCTATACAGAAGCCTTGTCTTTTGGTCAAATCAAAAAAAAAGGTTCAtgtctattttatttacaaCACACAGTACAAATAGTAATTG from Vigna unguiculata cultivar IT97K-499-35 unplaced genomic scaffold, ASM411807v1 contig_3, whole genome shotgun sequence includes the following:
- the LOC114171571 gene encoding uncharacterized protein LOC114171571: MAIHLYKTSTPSTRNGTVDSQVKSNPRNHLIYGQHRCGKGRNARGIITAGHRGGGHKRLYRQIDFRRNEKNIYGRIVTIEYDPNRNASICLIHYGDGEKKYILHPRGAIIGDTIVSGTEVPIKMGNALPLTDMPLGTAIHNIEITLGKGGQLARAAGAVAKLIAKEGKSATLKLPSGEVRLISKNCSATVGQVGNVGVNQKNLGRAGSKCWLGKRPIVRGVVMNPVDHPHGGGEGRAPIGRKKPATPWGFPALGRRSRKRKKYSDNLILRRRTK